A region of Candidatus Liberibacter africanus PTSAPSY DNA encodes the following proteins:
- a CDS encoding response regulator yields the protein MNSLVLVDSSHIVRKVGKRLFSDFGFEVFDASNVYEARELCKKESLPDYFVLDESLEGVLDFIADVRKMPLSSSVFIYYLLIEVDFEKMIAGAKAGVDSFLLKPFNRENIQFAMRESPQMQKIKDEN from the coding sequence ATGAATAGTCTGGTTTTAGTTGATTCTTCTCATATTGTTAGAAAAGTAGGTAAGCGTCTTTTTAGTGATTTTGGTTTTGAAGTATTTGATGCTTCTAATGTATATGAAGCGCGGGAATTATGTAAAAAAGAGTCATTGCCTGATTATTTTGTGTTGGATGAATCTCTGGAAGGTGTTTTAGATTTTATTGCTGACGTTCGAAAAATGCCTTTAAGTTCCAGTGTATTTATTTATTATCTACTCATTGAAGTGGATTTTGAAAAAATGATTGCTGGGGCTAAAGCTGGAGTAGATAGCTTTCTATTAAAGCCTTTTAACCGTGAAAATATTCAATTTGCTATGAGAGAATCGCCACAAATGCAAAAAATAAAAGATGAAAATTAA
- a CDS encoding histidine phosphotransferase family protein: MDKNTCFNLSSTDLVALLCSRICHDIISPIGAIHNSLELLDEVGIEDEAMELMRVSSQNAISRLKFIRLAFGYSGSNNSSMCLQEIEQVIKDFTSIDKRVQVSWKSDRKDITRQRAKILLNVFMIACYSLPRGGDVKISVQDSGAENIFSLQIKGNSVRVPEKFVHIINGDADMKIDSHDVQFYYAALLADENNMRLVYETIDDQNIVLFALAKK; encoded by the coding sequence ATGGATAAAAATACTTGTTTCAATCTTTCTTCAACGGATCTTGTTGCGTTGCTATGCAGTCGTATTTGTCACGATATCATCTCGCCAATAGGTGCAATTCATAATAGTTTAGAATTATTAGATGAGGTTGGAATTGAAGATGAAGCGATGGAACTTATGCGTGTAAGTAGTCAGAATGCTATATCTCGTCTCAAGTTTATTCGATTAGCTTTTGGTTATTCTGGATCTAATAATTCTTCAATGTGTTTGCAAGAGATTGAACAAGTTATTAAAGATTTTACTTCTATTGATAAGAGAGTCCAGGTCTCTTGGAAGAGTGATAGAAAAGATATTACTAGGCAAAGAGCAAAAATTTTACTTAATGTTTTCATGATAGCATGTTACTCACTCCCTAGGGGGGGGGATGTAAAAATATCTGTCCAGGATTCAGGGGCTGAAAATATTTTTTCTCTGCAAATAAAGGGTAATTCAGTGCGAGTTCCTGAAAAATTCGTTCATATCATAAATGGTGATGCAGATATGAAAATTGATTCACATGATGTCCAATTTTATTATGCTGCCTTGTTAGCAGATGAAAATAATATGAGGTTGGTGTATGAAACTATTGATGATCAGAATATTGTACTATTTGCGTTAGCAAAAAAATAA
- the ctrA gene encoding response regulator transcription factor CtrA, with product MRVLLIEDDSALAHSIELMLKSENFNVYVTNLGEDGVDLGKFYDYDIILLDLNLPDISGFEVLRILRMAKISTPVCILSGMSSIEDKVRGLGYGADDYISKPLNKDELVARIHAIVRRSRGHAQSVIVTGDLVVNLDAKSVEVQGHRIHLTGKEYQMIELLSLRKNTTLTKEMFLNHLYDGRDEPEVKIIDVFICKLRKKLSNAAGGKNYIETVWGRGYVLREGERDESCEYLETA from the coding sequence ATGCGAGTTTTACTGATTGAGGATGATAGCGCATTAGCACATAGTATTGAGCTAATGTTAAAGTCAGAGAATTTTAATGTCTATGTTACCAATCTAGGAGAAGATGGAGTAGATCTTGGTAAATTCTATGATTATGATATCATACTCCTAGATCTCAATCTTCCTGATATTTCTGGATTCGAAGTGCTTCGCATTTTACGCATGGCAAAAATTTCAACTCCTGTTTGTATACTATCAGGTATGTCTAGCATAGAAGATAAAGTGCGAGGCTTGGGATATGGAGCCGACGACTATATAAGCAAACCTCTTAATAAGGACGAGCTTGTAGCACGCATTCATGCGATCGTACGTAGATCTAGAGGACATGCCCAATCGGTTATTGTTACCGGAGATTTAGTGGTTAATCTTGATGCTAAGAGTGTTGAAGTTCAGGGTCATAGAATTCACCTTACTGGGAAAGAGTATCAAATGATAGAATTGCTTTCTTTACGTAAAAACACTACCCTCACTAAAGAAATGTTCCTCAATCATTTGTATGACGGCAGAGACGAACCAGAAGTAAAAATCATTGATGTATTTATCTGTAAGTTGCGTAAAAAACTCAGCAATGCGGCTGGCGGTAAAAACTACATTGAAACAGTCTGGGGGCGTGGATATGTGTTGCGAGAAGGTGAAAGAGACGAATCATGCGAATATCTCGAAACAGCGTAA
- a CDS encoding DUF1153 domain-containing protein has product MTEKIQSHMKYVIGPDGSPLTMANLPSPDTERWVVRRKAEVVAAVQGGLLSLEEACQIYTLTVEEFLSWQTSIVQHGLEGLSTTQVQKYRE; this is encoded by the coding sequence ATGACAGAAAAAATACAGTCCCATATGAAATATGTAATAGGCCCAGATGGAAGTCCTCTTACTATGGCAAACCTCCCTTCTCCTGATACAGAAAGATGGGTCGTTAGAAGAAAAGCAGAAGTTGTCGCTGCAGTACAGGGCGGCTTACTAAGCCTTGAAGAAGCATGCCAGATCTATACTCTTACCGTAGAAGAATTTCTCTCGTGGCAAACATCAATTGTACAGCATGGTCTGGAAGGATTGAGCACAACTCAAGTACAAAAGTATCGAGAGTAG